The stretch of DNA CCGACGACCATGAATACACACACCAGTTTCCAATAATTTGTTGTAGCACCTACAAAGCACTCACCAGGTGCCATTTGTTGCAATCCTAAGGAGTAAGGTATGTTTAAATCCAGTACTTGTAAAGCAAAGCATTTTGGGCATCGTGAACTTGGGGTTTTTGAACTCATGTTGGACTCTATGAGATGCCTGCTTGACCCCATGGTTCTGTATGATGTTAAACCATCCCCAGAATGAGCATGAtaccatgctaataccactgagagaTAGTCTAACACCACACAAATATTACACAGTAGTCAACCTCAAGCCATGTAATAACTGTTTGTGTAGATATATCAGAGTGTTGTCCAAGCCAAGAATTGATGTTGTAACATGTTGACCAACACCAGACTGAGCATTTTAACCTGGTAATATCACTGGGAAATGACAAAATAAGAGACAGCCATTCATTAAATCAACTGTATTATTCCATATTGTTGTGGTTTCCAGGTTCTCAAACCCTGCTCGAGTCGTACTTGATCCCCCCCAATTTAACCTGGTACAGGGTGTAGTGTACAGTAGCAATAGATTGAAAGAATCACAATCTGCCGATACTTCAAATATCTGGATTTATCTTTGGATGGTCTTTCCATATTTAAACTCCAGATTATGAAATAGCTCCTTCTTAGATGCAGCTTAAACAATCCATTCTGATGCATTAAAAACTGAGACTAAATCTACAACCTCCCAAACCACAGAATCAGTTGTCAAGTTATACATGTGTAGCATGGTTGTCATGTTGATGGACATGATTGTGATGTAGTCAGCATAAATGGAGAATCAGTTGCCAAGAGACTTTGGTATGATTTTATGCATAAGTAGCTGTAACAAAAACCAATAATTGCCTAGTGTATTCATGAAGGAATTGCTAGAAAGTATCTTCCCATTTATAGTTGTCTCAATTACTGAAATATTCCATTTCCTGCACCCCACAAAACAAACTTTTGGTAAACCCCCAGGTTGTAGCACTTTGGCACAACTCATGTACTGTTGTAATCTTCCAGTAGAGATGAATACTATGCAGTTAGCATAATGCCTGTCGGAAATTGACATGCATACACAGTGTTGCATTAGTTTCCTGTCAATTGATATGCTACTGATGTATTCGTTGGACCACACTATAATTTGTATCCTGCTAAAATAACTATCATCATCGATTGGTAAAGTAGCAGAGAACCAGTCCAGATGTATCTTGCTGTATAAAGCAAACAAACTTGGTATGTTTGCAGTGACCTAGAAATAGTTGTATCCTCATTGAGTAGTTATATATTTCTGTTGATGCAACCACTAAACCATGAATGTTCCCATAACTGAAACGCTTGTGATCAACCTGTATTAAGCCATGTATATAAAGAGCCACTGTTTCCCTGCTATATTTAGAATATTTTAATAAGACTTATGATTTTCTTTTTGCAACCCATATCCTAATGTTAGGGATTTGTGCTTTGTTCATGTTTAGTAGTTTCTTTCCTGTTGTAGGTACACTTTCAAACGAGTGAAAGGTGATTGAACCTGCAAAAGAGAAAACCAAGTTAGCTAAATAATCTGCAACTGCATTACCCTCCCTTAGCACATGCTAGAATAGGACATTGTAGTTGTTCCTAGTCTCCTTTATCTGTTTGATCTCTGCACATATACTCCAAGGACATTCCCATTCACCGTCAATAATCTTCCTCAAACTCAATGAGTCAGTTTCCATAATTAGTGGATGAAGTTGCTTTTTTACACAGTATAGCAGCCCATTCATAAGTCCTTTTGCTTTTTCCACTAAGTTTGTAGCTTCCCCTATTTCTGGAGCCTCAGCATGTATCAAGTCACCAGCACTATCACGTACACCGAAACCATATGAACTAGGGCCAGGATTTCCTTTAGATGGCCCATCCGTGTTCCATTTGAACCATCCTTCAAGGGGTAGCTCCCAGGTAACTCTTCTACTTACTAGTAATGGCTTGTAGCTTTCAAAAAATCTAATCATTTCTGGCCATAATCCTGGTATGTTTGATAGCCATGGGTATCTGATTCTGGCCAGGAAGTGCAATGTTTTGTTAACTTCATGAATTACCCTTTGTGCAGATATAGTTCCTCCATTCTTGATGGTGTTTATCCTCTTCCAAAGTTCCCATGTTATAACTGCAGGTGTTGCCTAGAACAGAGGCTTTAATTTTTGGCAGCATGGTTCATTCCACCATGCTCTTATCACCTGATGAACCTGCACCATATTTATTAATATCCCTGCTGGTTGTAAGAAATGCTTCCACACTCTGTCCGCAGTTTCATTCATTAGGAAAAGATGTTGAAATGATTCTTCATTTGGTGGAAATCAACAACAACACTTAGACACAATGATATATCCATTTCTTCTTCATAGATCATCGGTAGGAATCTTCCTTTTCCACAGTCTCCATAGGAAGAAGGAGATCTTGAAAGGTAATCCTTTGGTCCACAAGTTGCTGAATTCCTGATTTATTGGTGCTCTATGTCTTAAAATCCTCCAAGCGTTGTTTACAGAAAACTGACCTGAAGTAGTTGGCATCCATTTAGGTTCATCCTAGGTGTCATTAGTCTGATTAGAGTACTTTTCATCCATTTTGTGATCAGCTATAGATTCAGGAAAATTTTGAGTCAGTAGTTGTTCATCCCAGTCATTTCCATCCCTCAACTCAGCTACTTCCTGTATTTCTTCATTGATATTGAAATCATGAGGAAGAACATGTTACAGAGCTCCTATACCAGTCCAGTTTTCATGCCATATATTTGTGGAACCCTTATTCAACATCCAAAGAATTTCATGCTCGACCTCTTCTCTTGCCTCTAACATTTTCCTCCAGACATGGGATCCTCCTCTAAATTGTACCACAGTTGGCATCTCCTTCTTACAGTATTTGTTCCACATGTAATTTGATCAAAATGATTTGctggtcctaaacctccaccacAATTTGGCAAACAATGATTTGGAAacatcaaataaatattttatcccTATTCCTCCTTCCTCCTTGGGTAGACACATATTCAACCACTTGCTCTAGTGTCTGCTTCTGCCTTCTTCCTTAGTGCTCCAAAAGAATCTTGCAAAAGTCttatgtaaatgatcaataacaTTATTAGGAGGGTCCACTACTGACAGAATGTGAGTAGGTAAACTCTGAAGCACACTAGTTATGAGAGTAGTTTTTCCTCCAAACGATAAAAATTTCCCTTTCCAAGAGTGAAGCTTTGCTTTCACCTTCTTAATTAGATCATTGTAGTAATCTTTCCTTCTCTTGGTGTAGAAAATTGGTCACCCAAGGTAAGTTAAAGGGAAATTACCTTTTGTAAAACCTGTCATAGTACCAACTAACTTCACTATGGTCATTGATACCTTTCCATGCATGTAGTAGGAGCTCTTTATTCTGTTAATCATCTGGCCAGATGTTTGTTCATATTGTGTTAATAATTCCACCACTTTTCCTAAAGAGTAAGGATCAGATTATATGAAAATTATAGTGTCATCAGCATAAGCCAAGTGGTTTAATGGATCTATCCACTTTGGCATTCCAAATCCTACAAACCTCTTGTCTTCAAACAATTTGTTTAGAGATCTGGATAGCACTTCTGCAGATAGAATAAACATTGAAGGGGATAATGGATCTCCTTGTTTTACTCCTCTGCTGGACCTGAAGAACCCTGATGCTTGACCATTGAGTAGTACTGAATACCAGTTGTTCGAAAATAAGTTCCATACCATATTGATAAAGTGCGCACAAAATCCCATTTTCCTCAACACATGCATTAAATATTTCCAAGATACCATGTCGTATGCCTTAGCTATATCTAGCTTGATTGCCACATTAGCAGGCTTTCCCCTTTATCTGATATCAGTCATAATTTCTTGAGTGAGCAAGATGTTTTCAAATATGCTCCTTCCTATCACAAAACCAGACTGGTTGGGAGAGATTAGTGATGTTAGTATCTTCTCCAACCTGTCATGTAATACCCTTGATATGATCTTGTTGATGAAGTTGCTAAGACTTATTGGTCTTATGTCAGAAAATGTCTGTACTTGTTGTATCTTAGGCAGTAGCACCAGGTTTGTATGTGTTATAGATTTAGGCAATGATGCCCCTGTATAGAATTGATGTAACATGTTGTAGATGTCTGTTCCTATAGTGTCCCAAAATTATTGATAAAATAATCCAGTGAAGCCATCTGGACCGCTTGCACTATCCCCACTCATTGCAAACACTGCACTCTTGATTTCCTCTATCGTTGGAAATCTGCACATCTCTAAATTATGGTCAATACTTACCATAGCAGGGATATTGTTAAGCAACTCAAAGCTTGTAGTCTCCCTTTCTTAAGTGAACTGATGCTGGAAGAATTCCACTGCACCTTTAGTATTCTGGATTCTTTTGAGTTGTAGCTTCTGTCTCTTTCCATTGACATGATTGTGAAAATATTTTGTATTTCTGTCACCTTCAGCAAACCAATTCATGCCCGACTTTTGTTTCCAATAATGTTCTTCAATGCTTAGATAACCTTTCAATTCTACTTGAGCCTGTTGTAGTATAATTTTGTTCTCTGTTGTTGGCTCCTCTTCAAACAACATTTCTTTAATCAAAACAATATCTTCCCTAATAGCCAGTTGCTTGAAGATATCTCCCAATGTTATTTTGCTCCAATGCGAAAGTGTTGTTTTAACTCTCTTCAGCTTCTGTTTGAACATTAGAAAAGGATCTCCAACAAAATCTGCCACCCAATTCTGTTGTACCACCTCCTTGAAAGAATCATGTGTTGTCCAGAAATTGAGAAACTTAAATGGTTTAACAAAATGCATTGAATCTTCTCCACAATTCATCAATAAAGGTGTGTGGTTAGATCCAATCCTTATGAGGTGCTCCACCTCGATTGTGGGAAAGAGAGAATTGAACTGTTGGTTGACAAAAATTTGATCCAGTCTCTTGAATATGCATTCTGAATTTGATCTACCATTCCACCATGTAAAAGGACTCCCTTTGTATCCAGTGTCAAATAAACCACATGAATTAACACAGAATGCGAAATCTTCATATTCTGGTGGATATACTGGCTGGCCTCTTATTTTCTCTTCTTCAGAAAGAATGACATTAAAATCCCCACCGACCATCCAAGGTAACTCCATATCTAAAGCAAGGTAGTATAGATTATCCCACAGTTCTAATCTCTCCATTGATGAGCACTTTGCATATACAAAAGTCATCATGATGTATTTACCAATGTCTTGGTGAAATATTTTGATTGTTATTTGTTGCTCAGTATTAATCAATAACTCCCCACTCTACCAGAACATCAATAAATAACCATATCTTCCCATTGATATTTGAAATTGCATTTTCCATGCCCAACCTTCTCCTATACTTCTGAATTAACCCTTGTTTTTTAAAGGGCTCCATGAGAGCTATAATTAAAAATCCATGTTGCTTTTGCATGTTGATGACTCTTTGGAAGGCATGTTGTGTTTtaacagaccttatgttccatatgAGTGTTTTTATCATCATCTAGTTGTTGAGGTTGCCCGCCTGGGCAAGATTCTTATTGGTGGTAGGCTATCATTAGCCTGTGTTTTCTTCTTGCCTCTCTTTCCATTTCTTGATGTGATTCTAGGTGACAAATCACTTTCCCTGGCAACAGCTTTTAAATTTCCAGCAGTAGattcatcatcatcttcatcttctAATTGTAATATTACTGTTCTGCTAGGAAAAAAGAAGAGGAACAAAAACATAAATCCTCTGCAGAATCCTCAAAAAAACATGAGAACCAAAATACAAGTGGGACACAGATACAACTACCCTACAACAGCAGCAGGAACAGAATTTACAAGTCCATAACAACAATCAGATTTCCAAGCAACAGATAGGGGTTCAAGACCACAATGttgaacaacaacaaaaaatgaaGCAGACAACAACTGTTCAGCCAATGACTAGGGATAACCATTCTAAATATCAATGGCATACTCAAAGAAAAAAACCTTCAAGGTTGTTAATAACAAAAGCAAGCAGCAGAATCTGAAAAATCACTCTCAACAAGTACTACAGACACAAGGAACCAAACCAGACAAGTTATTGACAAATAAGCTACAATCAGTTACTCCAGTAGCACTGGAAATTGTGAATGATCCTATCCCCAATTATGAAGATACATATGCTGCAGTTAATACTGGAAAGATGGACAACCAGTTGATAACTAATGTTGATAAATCTGGGATTCAAAATGCTGGGAGTATACCTCATGCTGTGAAGGAGACTGCTGATGCCAATACCATACAACAATATCCTTCTAGTGTTCTAGCAATATAATTTAAATACTCTGGGATATGTCTACCGTATATTCAATAAGTAGGAAGGTTTGCATACTTAACTTCCAACCACTGCCCATCTCCATTGACATCCTGCATATCGTCAAAACCCAGCCACACATGATGAGGTCTATATTGAGATACATCTACCTACATCTTCACTTTTGCAACACTTCCTCTGGTTTTTTGTATTGATGCAAGATCTAGGTGGAGTACCTTACCAATAGGAGAGAACAGAACAGATAGGACCTCCCTGTAGTAGAAATGCCATGGTAGTTCTGGTATTACTATCCAAACAGGTACAATGGGAGTATCTTCATTCGGGTTGAAGTTTGGAGTCCAAGCTTATAATTCCATTCTTTGTCCTTGAATGTACATGAAAGTTTTTTCCAGATGGTTGTATGATCATACTCATTGTCTAGGTCAATGTACACTGTGCTTGCATTGAAGTGGGCTATTTTAACTCTCCCCCTAGCTCAGTTTGAGCTATGAAGCTTCTCCTAATTTGTTCCATTCGAGGCATGGTGTTTAGGAATTTACCGACAATAGTGTATTGGCATCTAGTGGCTAGAGTGACCATATAATCTTTCCTGGTAAATATTACAGTTGGTTGGCCCTGTTTGGTAGTTATTCTTGGAGGTGTTAATCTATTGGTGCTATCTCTGCAACCTGCCTTGCCCTCAATTATGTAGCTAAGGAATTTGTTATAGTAGGAGGTGGAGGGGCAGGGTAGTTGGCTTGTTTATTTGGCTGGGTAGTAGGATCTCTAGGATAATAGGTGGGGTTGGGTGCTTGAAGATTGGAAAGAGCAGTTGTTGTGTTGGTATGAGTCTGGGCGTTATGGATAATAGTTGTATGTTTTTTAACATTCTGTGGGTGTGTTGGTTTATCAGAATTGGTTGTTATATTTTTGTTGATTTGAGAAGGTGCAGGATTGTATGTTTGAGTGTTCTGTTTTGCTAGGTGATTGGTTTCTGATGCAGAGGAGTTATTGTTGACATTGTTCTGTTGGTGGTGTGTAGCTAGTGTTTGTTTGTGTAGAGTTGGTTGTTTATCAAAATTAGTGGATATTTTAGGAAAGGTCAGCGATGTTGGTATTTGAGCGATATGGTTCTGTAATATAGGATTGGCATTGGCATTTGTAACAGTAGGTGCACTCTTATTTGTTCCAGTTTGCTCAAGTATTGTGAGGACATTGGTGTTAGTCTCATCTCCATGAGCTGAAAGGTGCGCAACAATTCTGTCTGAAGGAGCCAGCTGAAGAGTTTGATGGATTTCATCTAATTGATTAACAAGAGTTGGTTTAATTATCTTATCCTCAGCAGTAGGTAGTTGCTCAATTGATCTTTGGAcatcattgtggtgtactcatactacgcttctgcacatttttttgtgcagatccaggtacgtctgcttgTGTCGGTCTTTAGTGATCATCTGTTATAGGCTTTACGGAGACTTCAAGTTATGCCTGCTCGGCATCCGCAGGCCTCAGATTCACTTTTTTCTACTTTTACTACTATTGTATTTTTCATTCAGACTGTAGATCTTATGATTCAGTTCCACCGGTCTTGGAGAGTGTATTAGTGTTGATTCTGTTTTTGGAAGTTTACATCAGTTATTCAGCCTTGTTCtagtatttttttaattaattgtttcaggttattattaaatgttaggcttacataaTCGTAGAGAcaaggtgtcatcacgacatcctacggagggctATTGGGATCGTGAAACATAGATAAAGAAATGATGAGATAAGAGAACATATAGAACATACCAATCTTCGAAATAATATGCAGATGAATAAAGAAATAATGAGAGAAGAAACATTATAAAAGTTACCAAGCTTAGAAGAGAATTTGTCACAGCAATGCATTGCGCGTGTGGTTGACTTAACAACCCGGCcgattatttttgtatatttgagccatgtttcccCTTTTGAAGCTCCCCATATGTGTATTTttggtattatgacttgcggggatagttggttttattttggaaaaattttGGAATGATTTGAACCCTTtagttcttggtttagaagcttaagttggaaatattgaccTAGGTTTGACTTTTGCGAAAATGTTGCATGAATAGTGTTTTGGTGGCTTTGAtaggttcatattgtgattttggacttgggcaaatgtccggaattgaattcggaggttcctaagTTAAACTTGGTTTGTTTAGCCGAAAGTCGGCAATTTAAATGTTTGGAAATTCCTtaggtttgaccataggttgactttatagctatcaagttcggattttggttttggggcttggaataggtttgtttttCTATTTGGAACTTTTCTGCAAGATATGGTGTCATTccaagttggtttgataggaatcggacgcttAGTTGTGATTCTAGAGATTCTTGAGTTTCTTTttgaatttcatgtgttttgatgtccgattcacggtttcggatgttattttggtattttgattgcgcgaacgtgtttgtatgatatttttagacttgtgtggatgtttggtatggagccccgagggatcgggtAAGTATCGGACATGTTTGGGATTGGATTGAACTCACTTTTAGGTTGCTGGCATGTTGGTGCTCCAGTTAtcacaattgcgagcaccagcattTCAATTGCGAAGAGCGCAGGGGAGGTTCAAATGTTACAAACACGACACCCTTATCTCATTTGGGAATCGAATATATAGTTAGGTCAGGTCGCTTTTGCAAAGTAGGTTGTCATCGTAATTACGAAGCCTTTGTCGCAATTGCTACATCTGAGTGGGCTATCAGGGTTCACTTTAATGATCCTTTTTCCGAAATTGTGATGGTTCGAAATTGCAAACCCAAGATCGCAGTTGTGACTGCTGCAGCTAAAACAAAGGGCTGGAAAAatgggacttagcttcattttcatattttaaaaCCTTAGACTCGTATTATTTGTGAAACTTAACCTTTAATCCATGGAATTTGAAGAGAAAAATTGGAgaattttgtctatgttttgaaaaatgaaatttgagacttgagagaCAAATTGGACTctaatttgaaaacaaaacacatatatggactcgtggagttatgggtagtcgagatctacccttggaatcgggttttgaccgggcggtcccggggttgacttttgttaacgtTTAGGGAATTGTAGttaagatcttagctttattaatcgaaattagtttctcttgcattgtttgatgatattaagttgtttttggtttagatttgagccgtgcggAGAAAATATTTAAGGTAGAATCCATTTTTGACTGTTGATTTGgccttgttgaggtaagtatcttgcctaaccttttgtgggggaactaccctgtAGGATTTGTTAaattgcactatttgaattaAGTGGAggacatgtacacgaggtgacaagtgtgtacacggccttatatgtgaaaattgacctgTTTTGACTTTTAGTTACTTCTATGCATTTATTAAAGTTGGTATTACTCGTtacatctttcattgttgagtttactcttatatgctttaattatagctgttattacatgttctatcCTTCCTTGTCGAGTTACTCTTATAtgtcttaattgaagttgttaacaCATGTTCTACCTTTCTttgtcgagtttgctcttatatgcatttaattgagGTTGTTGTTACATTTCATACCTTTCATTGTTGAGATTATTCTTATGCATTGAATTGAAGTTGTAGTTATCGGGAGCTATTAACATATTCTAATTGAAGTTTGTTGTTATATACttcattgttgaattattttcccGATTCATTTTATTGCTATTGATATTCTtgtgcacattgtggttgagtcgtgggctatgtgttgtggtgacattggtattgttgattttggaaatGTTGTGGAATATGGACATGGG from Nicotiana tomentosiformis chromosome 11, ASM39032v3, whole genome shotgun sequence encodes:
- the LOC138901722 gene encoding uncharacterized protein, whose translation is MERLELWDNLYYLALDMELPWMVGGDFNVILSEEEKIRGQPVYPPEYEDFAFCVNSCGLFDTGYKGSPFTWWNGRSNSECIFKRLDQIFVNQQFNSLFPTIEVEHLIRIGSNHTPLLMNCGEDSMHFVKPFKFLNFWTTHDSFKEVVQQNWVADFVGDPFLMFKQKLKRVKTTLSHWSKITLGDIFKQLAIREDIVLIKEMLFEEEPTTENKIILQQAQVELKGYLSIEEHYWKQKSGMNWFAEGDRNTKYFHNHVNGKRQKLQLKRIQNTKGAVEFFQHQFT